A region from the Bacteroidales bacterium genome encodes:
- the cysC gene encoding adenylyl-sulfate kinase translates to MKKENNIFTVFNQIVNKEQKEHLLKQKAKVLWFTGLSGSGKTTLGAAIEKELFNRGYLTQILDGDNIRSGINKNLTFTETDRVENIRRIAEVTKLFLNCGVIAINCFISPTKESRNMAKSIIGKENLIEVYVSTPIEVCEQRDTKGLYAKARRGELKNFTGISSPFEIPQHPDIIVNTDELTLEESTKKILTFLLKKIKY, encoded by the coding sequence ATGAAGAAAGAAAATAATATTTTTACGGTATTTAACCAAATAGTAAATAAGGAACAAAAAGAGCACCTTTTAAAGCAAAAAGCAAAAGTTCTTTGGTTTACCGGGCTCTCGGGTTCAGGAAAAACAACCTTGGGTGCTGCGATAGAAAAAGAACTGTTTAATCGAGGTTATTTAACCCAAATTCTTGACGGAGATAATATCCGTTCAGGAATAAATAAAAATTTAACATTTACCGAAACCGACCGTGTTGAAAACATCCGAAGAATTGCAGAAGTAACAAAGTTATTCTTAAATTGCGGTGTAATCGCCATAAACTGCTTTATCAGCCCCACAAAAGAATCCAGGAATATGGCAAAAAGTATTATCGGAAAAGAAAACCTGATAGAAGTTTACGTAAGCACGCCTATTGAAGTTTGCGAACAAAGAGATACAAAAGGTCTCTATGCCAAAGCTCGCAGAGGAGAATTAAAAAACTTTACGGGTATAAGTTCTCCGTTTGAAATTCCGCAACATCCGGACATTATAGTAAATACAGACGAGTTGACACTTGAAGAATCAACAAAAAAGATATTAACCTTTTTGCTAAAGAAAATAAAATATTAG